A region of Anguilla rostrata isolate EN2019 chromosome 10, ASM1855537v3, whole genome shotgun sequence DNA encodes the following proteins:
- the dhfr gene encoding dihydrofolate reductase isoform X4: MTATPSIEGRQNVVIMGRNTWFSIPAQNRPLKNRINIVLSRQLKETPEGAHHLAPDFSSALHLLDTAELAGQVDQVWVIGGSTVYKEVMEAQGQRRLFVTRVLQQFDCDTFLPSINPAIFRLLPGFPGVPEGIQEENGIQYKYEVYESVPT, encoded by the exons ATGACCGCGACTCCTTCAATTGAAG GGAGGCAGAACGTGGTGATCATGGGGAGGAATACCTGGTTCTCCATTCCGGCTCAAAACAGGCCGCTGAAGAACCGAATCAACATTGTGCTCAGCAGGCAACTGAA agagacCCCAGAGGGTGCTCATCACCTGGCCCCTGACTTCAGCTCAGCACTCCACCTGCTGGACACCGCCGAACTAGCAGGGCAGGTGGACCAGGTGTGGGTCATTGGAGGCAGCACCGTTTATAAG GAAGTGATGGAGGCCCAGGGTCAGAGGCGGCTATTCGTGACCCGGGTCCTGCAGCAGTTTGACTGCGACACCTTCCTGCCCTCTATCAATCCCGCCATCTTCCGCCTCCTGCCAGG GTTCCCAGGAGTACCAGAGGGAATACAGGAGGAGAATGGGATTCAGTACAAATATGAAGTGTATGAAAGTGTACCAACCTGA
- the dhfr gene encoding dihydrofolate reductase isoform X2, whose amino-acid sequence MCFCFLESKHAVSGLVMSRILNSIVAVCPDMGIGNKGQLPWHSIRLNNELKFFQRMTATPSIEGRQNVVIMGRNTWFSIPAQNRPLKNRINIVLSRQLNSALHLLDTAELAGQVDQVWVIGGSTVYKEVMEAQGQRRLFVTRVLQQFDCDTFLPSINPAIFRLLPGFPGVPEGIQEENGIQYKYEVYESVPT is encoded by the exons atgtgcttttgttttctaGAAAGCAAACATGCAGTAAGCGGCCTAGTCATGTCTCGCATTCTGAACAGTATTGTTGCAGTTTGCCCAGATATGGGCATTGGAAACAAAGGACAACTTCCCTGGCACTCAATACGACTCAA TAACGAATTAAAATTTTTCCAGAGGATGACCGCGACTCCTTCAATTGAAG GGAGGCAGAACGTGGTGATCATGGGGAGGAATACCTGGTTCTCCATTCCGGCTCAAAACAGGCCGCTGAAGAACCGAATCAACATTGTGCTCAGCAGGCAACTGAA CTCAGCACTCCACCTGCTGGACACCGCCGAACTAGCAGGGCAGGTGGACCAGGTGTGGGTCATTGGAGGCAGCACCGTTTATAAG GAAGTGATGGAGGCCCAGGGTCAGAGGCGGCTATTCGTGACCCGGGTCCTGCAGCAGTTTGACTGCGACACCTTCCTGCCCTCTATCAATCCCGCCATCTTCCGCCTCCTGCCAGG GTTCCCAGGAGTACCAGAGGGAATACAGGAGGAGAATGGGATTCAGTACAAATATGAAGTGTATGAAAGTGTACCAACCTGA
- the dhfr gene encoding dihydrofolate reductase isoform X1, which produces MCFCFLESKHAVSGLVMSRILNSIVAVCPDMGIGNKGQLPWHSIRLNNELKFFQRMTATPSIEGRQNVVIMGRNTWFSIPAQNRPLKNRINIVLSRQLKETPEGAHHLAPDFSSALHLLDTAELAGQVDQVWVIGGSTVYKEVMEAQGQRRLFVTRVLQQFDCDTFLPSINPAIFRLLPGFPGVPEGIQEENGIQYKYEVYESVPT; this is translated from the exons atgtgcttttgttttctaGAAAGCAAACATGCAGTAAGCGGCCTAGTCATGTCTCGCATTCTGAACAGTATTGTTGCAGTTTGCCCAGATATGGGCATTGGAAACAAAGGACAACTTCCCTGGCACTCAATACGACTCAA TAACGAATTAAAATTTTTCCAGAGGATGACCGCGACTCCTTCAATTGAAG GGAGGCAGAACGTGGTGATCATGGGGAGGAATACCTGGTTCTCCATTCCGGCTCAAAACAGGCCGCTGAAGAACCGAATCAACATTGTGCTCAGCAGGCAACTGAA agagacCCCAGAGGGTGCTCATCACCTGGCCCCTGACTTCAGCTCAGCACTCCACCTGCTGGACACCGCCGAACTAGCAGGGCAGGTGGACCAGGTGTGGGTCATTGGAGGCAGCACCGTTTATAAG GAAGTGATGGAGGCCCAGGGTCAGAGGCGGCTATTCGTGACCCGGGTCCTGCAGCAGTTTGACTGCGACACCTTCCTGCCCTCTATCAATCCCGCCATCTTCCGCCTCCTGCCAGG GTTCCCAGGAGTACCAGAGGGAATACAGGAGGAGAATGGGATTCAGTACAAATATGAAGTGTATGAAAGTGTACCAACCTGA
- the dhfr gene encoding dihydrofolate reductase isoform X3 produces MCFCFLESKHAVSGLVMSRILNSIVAVCPDMGIGNKGQLPWHSIRLNNELKFFQRMTATPSIEGRQNVVIMGRNTWFSIPAQNRPLKNRINIVLSRQLKETPEGAHHLAPDFSSALHLLDTAELAGQVDQVWVIGGSTVYKLTSVSWADSHKIPTKIYIGPPNHSLHLIGYTVPSL; encoded by the exons atgtgcttttgttttctaGAAAGCAAACATGCAGTAAGCGGCCTAGTCATGTCTCGCATTCTGAACAGTATTGTTGCAGTTTGCCCAGATATGGGCATTGGAAACAAAGGACAACTTCCCTGGCACTCAATACGACTCAA TAACGAATTAAAATTTTTCCAGAGGATGACCGCGACTCCTTCAATTGAAG GGAGGCAGAACGTGGTGATCATGGGGAGGAATACCTGGTTCTCCATTCCGGCTCAAAACAGGCCGCTGAAGAACCGAATCAACATTGTGCTCAGCAGGCAACTGAA agagacCCCAGAGGGTGCTCATCACCTGGCCCCTGACTTCAGCTCAGCACTCCACCTGCTGGACACCGCCGAACTAGCAGGGCAGGTGGACCAGGTGTGGGTCATTGGAGGCAGCACCGTTTATAAG ttAACCTCTGTGTCCTGGGCAGATTCCCATAAAATTCCCACAAAAATCTACATCGGGCCACCTAACCATTccctacatctgattggctacacagtCCCATCTCTGTAA